The genomic DNA GACCGCCTTGGAGTCATGCTTAATCAGTCCCCTAGATGGAGGCTCATCTTTAGGCTGATGATGGTCTACCTGTGATGGCTGGGTTCACTCAACCTGTTCGTCTGGATATGTATCCTCTTTATCCTCATGTTTTAGTCGTTGAGCATTTCGCCCTTGCTGACTGGAGGATATAGTAGGACGGGATCAGACTGACTTTTTTATTTATTATTTATCATATTGATTAAAATTGTTGCCACTTATGGTTTTGAGATGTTTTTCTACAATTTTTAATAAATTTGTTATCCATAACTGTCACGGGTTTGTTCTTCAATTCCGCTTGAATATATGGCGCATCGTAGAGGCTGAGAAGATAATTAGATGTCTTAGAAGTTAGAGATATTCTGAATTATTGTTAATGGAGGTGTTAGTGGTGATAGTGGTACCTCCCCGATAACCCTTATAGAGCCCTGAACTCACCCTTTATTGAAGGTTGTTCGACGCGAAGGAGTTCGAGAGGTGGTTCCTCCAGGCTAGGGATACCTTAGAGAGCGCGTATGAGGATCTGAATAATAAGAAGTATAATTGGGCTTGTTTCAAGGCTCAACAGGCCGCAGAATACGCTGTTAAGGGGCTCATTTATGGACTGGGCTCGATTCCTATAGGCCACTCCGTGCTGAGGCTTTTGGGAAGACTCAGGAGGAGGGGAGTAGACGTTGAGGGGGTTATGGGATATGCTAGGGTCCTGGATAGACATTATATTCCAACCAGGTATCCAAATGCCCATCCCGAGGGGCCGCCATATGAGTATTATGATGAGAGGACAGCTAGGGAGGCCTTGGAGGCCGCCGAGAAGATCTTAGGGGCAATTGAGATGGAGGGGGAGAGGAGGAGGGGTGAGGCCTCGGATACCCTATAGGAGGGCTCTCATTAGATATGCGGCTAGGGTTAGGAGGAGGATAGGGGCCAGGGCTATCATCCTCTACGGTTCAACGGCCAGGGGAACCTTCGGCGCAGGAAGTGATATAGACCTCCTGGTGATAGCGGAGGGGTTGCCTGAGAACTTCCTTGAGAGGATTAGGCTTCTAGATGATCTGAGAGATTCGACGGCCCCTATTGAGGTGATCGGATATACGCCTGAGGAGTTCAGTCGAATGATCGATAAGCCCCACCCCACAGCTCTCTCAGCCATAGAGGATGGTATAGTCCTCCACGACGATGGATTCTTCGAGGAGATGAGGAGACGATTCTCAGAGATCCGTGAGAGGATGAGGATCGTCAGGTTGGAGGATGGATGGGAGATATATAGGGAAAAATAGCTTAGAGCTGATAAATTGCGCCATATTAAACGGCGTTATCAGTTTTTCTGCTCTTA from Candidatus Bathyarchaeota archaeon includes the following:
- a CDS encoding HEPN domain-containing protein, producing the protein MFDAKEFERWFLQARDTLESAYEDLNNKKYNWACFKAQQAAEYAVKGLIYGLGSIPIGHSVLRLLGRLRRRGVDVEGVMGYARVLDRHYIPTRYPNAHPEGPPYEYYDERTAREALEAAEKILGAIEMEGERRRGEASDTL
- a CDS encoding nucleotidyltransferase domain-containing protein — protein: MRPRIPYRRALIRYAARVRRRIGARAIILYGSTARGTFGAGSDIDLLVIAEGLPENFLERIRLLDDLRDSTAPIEVIGYTPEEFSRMIDKPHPTALSAIEDGIVLHDDGFFEEMRRRFSEIRERMRIVRLEDGWEIYREK